The Enterococcus sp. 7F3_DIV0205 genome has a window encoding:
- a CDS encoding tyrosine-type recombinase/integrase, with protein MVRKGENIYKRKDGRWEGRYIKGRKSDGSALYGYVYNKTYMDLKERLLTMKALYSHNYTFKTIEYQGTLNDWTTCWLTEIQGQLKPSTHASYTNKMTKHILPFLGDSPLQNITTSNLNDWIKKIEGDLSPNSVRIVYQVLMSCCTAAVKRGLISDNPCKYVTLPKKTPNNIEAITSQDQKKLKEKAATHPKGLAIILALETGMRIGEIAGLKWKDIDFSSDILTVQRTIQRIQMVNGVNKKTQVIEGTPKSLASKRTIPISKNIKNLLIQQKEQTSGDFVLGGDKPAEPRLISTWLKKICQSFHFANIRFHQLRHSFATRCLEKGVSIATISALLGHHSTKMTLDVYVNSFMSEKRKAINLIS; from the coding sequence ATAAACGAAAAGATGGTCGCTGGGAAGGAAGATACATAAAAGGAAGAAAGAGTGATGGAAGTGCTCTATATGGCTATGTATATAATAAAACATATATGGATTTAAAAGAAAGATTATTAACGATGAAAGCTCTTTATTCACATAACTATACCTTTAAAACCATTGAGTATCAAGGGACTCTTAATGACTGGACAACTTGTTGGCTAACTGAAATACAGGGGCAATTGAAGCCTAGCACACATGCTAGCTATACTAATAAAATGACGAAACACATCCTGCCTTTTTTAGGAGACAGTCCCCTGCAAAACATTACAACGAGCAATTTGAATGATTGGATCAAAAAAATAGAAGGTGATTTGTCTCCTAACTCTGTTCGAATCGTGTATCAAGTGTTGATGTCTTGCTGTACGGCCGCGGTAAAAAGAGGGTTGATCTCAGATAATCCTTGTAAATATGTCACTTTGCCAAAAAAAACTCCGAATAATATAGAGGCAATCACCTCTCAAGACCAAAAAAAATTAAAAGAAAAAGCAGCAACGCATCCCAAAGGACTTGCGATTATTTTAGCTCTAGAAACTGGTATGAGAATCGGTGAGATTGCTGGATTAAAGTGGAAAGACATCGATTTTTCATCCGATATTCTAACAGTCCAACGCACGATTCAAAGAATCCAAATGGTTAATGGGGTGAACAAAAAAACACAAGTTATTGAAGGAACGCCGAAAAGTCTTGCGTCTAAACGCACTATTCCAATTTCTAAAAATATCAAGAATCTTTTGATCCAACAAAAAGAACAAACGAGTGGTGACTTTGTGTTGGGAGGAGATAAACCAGCAGAACCACGTCTTATTTCAACGTGGTTAAAGAAAATCTGTCAAAGTTTTCATTTTGCTAATATTCGTTTTCATCAGCTGAGACATAGTTTTGCAACTCGTTGTTTAGAAAAAGGAGTGAGCATAGCAACGATCAGTGCTTTATTGGGTCATCATTCTACTAAAATGACGCTAGACGTTTACGTAAATTCTTTTATGTCAGAGAAAAGAAAAGCCATTAATTTAATCAGCTAG
- a CDS encoding winged helix-turn-helix domain-containing protein, whose protein sequence is MENTIGLLHIRDDSEQNDHIELLIKRALIEQQYSLIEITEKEQIGALDGLVLQLEKSSDYVKAFQWLIDLKEEHSLFIWILSEGKDSELTKLYPHLSKNSVIEIIESDQGVEELGIKIKNALNYKNHLLNRIEPKKISDHHYLDPAKLSLVVHDKIIALTRKEFKIIELLYENLENVVTYEQINEAIYGNSTGESLEKYRVANFIFHIRNKLKEQSYFEIEIIRTKGYLLTYSKNERFLFENRGEKVLQ, encoded by the coding sequence ATGGAAAATACAATTGGCCTATTACATATCAGAGATGATTCTGAACAGAACGATCACATAGAGTTATTGATAAAACGGGCTCTCATTGAGCAACAGTATTCACTAATTGAAATTACAGAAAAAGAACAAATCGGAGCATTGGATGGTTTAGTGCTTCAGCTGGAGAAATCATCTGATTATGTTAAAGCATTTCAGTGGTTGATCGATCTAAAAGAAGAACATTCCTTATTTATTTGGATTCTAAGTGAAGGAAAGGACTCTGAGCTGACAAAATTATATCCTCATCTAAGTAAAAATTCAGTAATTGAAATTATTGAGTCGGATCAAGGGGTTGAGGAACTAGGAATCAAAATAAAAAATGCACTCAATTACAAAAATCACTTATTAAACAGGATAGAACCGAAAAAAATATCTGATCATCATTACTTAGATCCAGCCAAGCTAAGTCTAGTGGTACATGACAAAATAATAGCACTAACCAGAAAAGAATTCAAAATTATTGAGCTGCTATATGAGAACTTGGAGAACGTCGTAACCTATGAGCAAATCAATGAAGCAATTTACGGTAACTCCACGGGAGAATCTCTAGAAAAGTATCGTGTGGCAAACTTCATTTTCCATATCAGAAATAAATTAAAAGAACAAAGCTATTTTGAAATTGAAATTATTCGAACAAAAGGATATCTACTTACCTATTCAAAAAACGAACGATTTCTTTTCGAGAATCGAGGCGAAAAAGTCTTGCAATGA
- a CDS encoding DUF916 and DUF3324 domain-containing protein → MRKINAIYLSLICVFSLFFFTDQVMAADDDNNLGYTVTLVQSNTQIDPNKSYFYIKTTPGEAQTLEVRVKSTKKENVRIKIYGTNAITGDGGTIEYSDDKTYFDSTLKEPVTSMIKIATPDITVGNYEEKTVKIQLTPPKEKYDGVKMGAIVFALDQGEKAKSGVSTEFSYRVGLITSGSGDEFNNAQTLNLNSAKASIKRGKKMVLANLQNPEPKVLENLSIVGTMTKKGTAEVVKRKSVENYSMAPNSSFDFEMDWGIANLPSGAYTLKLDASNDYQEWQLSKDFTITNQQAKKMNEESAFKIITPTWIKSTAIFLLVISVLIMSLTFLRRKKWEKQWKKVRIAKRKKQGNQKKKRKKINRKDGE, encoded by the coding sequence ATGAGAAAGATTAATGCGATATATCTAAGCCTTATCTGTGTTTTTTCATTATTTTTTTTTACTGATCAAGTAATGGCGGCAGATGATGACAATAATCTAGGCTATACAGTGACTTTGGTACAGTCAAATACACAAATCGATCCCAATAAAAGCTATTTTTATATAAAAACAACACCAGGCGAAGCCCAAACATTAGAAGTAAGAGTCAAAAGTACCAAAAAAGAAAATGTACGAATAAAGATCTATGGTACCAATGCGATCACAGGTGATGGTGGTACGATCGAATATAGCGACGATAAAACGTATTTCGATTCAACACTAAAAGAACCAGTGACTTCGATGATCAAAATAGCCACACCAGATATTACAGTCGGTAATTATGAGGAAAAGACAGTGAAAATTCAATTGACACCCCCGAAAGAAAAATATGACGGTGTCAAAATGGGCGCAATCGTTTTTGCCTTGGATCAAGGAGAGAAAGCGAAAAGTGGTGTCTCAACTGAGTTTTCTTACCGTGTCGGATTGATCACGTCAGGTTCTGGTGATGAATTCAATAACGCCCAAACATTGAATCTAAACTCAGCAAAAGCTTCAATCAAACGCGGGAAAAAAATGGTTTTAGCGAACTTACAAAATCCAGAACCCAAAGTATTAGAAAATTTAAGCATTGTCGGCACGATGACGAAAAAAGGGACCGCGGAAGTCGTCAAAAGAAAATCTGTCGAAAATTACAGCATGGCGCCAAACAGTTCGTTTGATTTTGAAATGGATTGGGGAATCGCTAATCTGCCATCTGGCGCCTATACCTTAAAACTAGACGCCTCCAACGACTATCAAGAATGGCAGCTGAGCAAAGACTTCACGATCACAAACCAACAAGCAAAAAAAATGAATGAAGAAAGTGCGTTTAAAATTATTACGCCAACTTGGATCAAAAGTACTGCGATATTCCTTTTAGTGATTAGTGTCTTGATCATGTCGTTGACCTTTCTTAGAAGAAAAAAATGGGAAAAACAATGGAAAAAAGTCAGAATTGCAAAACGAAAAAAACAGGGGAAT